A window of Desulfuromonas soudanensis genomic DNA:
GCGTCGATCTCAGCCCCGGATCGCTGGTCTTCATCAAGAGCGCCTGCACGGCGTCGGCGGTTTGGGGGATCTATCAGCATCAGCAATATATATACCGGCAGATTTTTGCTGACACGTCCGATACCGAGAACCTCGAGCACCACTGCCAGGATGTCGGCATCGTCCGACTGGCCGGCGAGACCGACGCGGCGCTCCTGGAGCGATATCAGACCAAGCGGCGCAACCCGCCGGCGGGGGGCAATCAATACGACTACGTGCAATGGGCGCGGGCCGTCGAAGGTGTGCGCCTGGCCTGGAGCTATCCCCGGGCTCGCGGCAACGGCACGGTGGACGTGGTGGTGCTGGCCGACGCGGTGCTCACCGGCGACGAGATCCCGACACAGGTGCTCCTCGATGCCGTCCTGGCCTACATCGATCCCCGCCGCCCGGCAGGGATGGCGTCTCCGGATCCGGTGCTGATTTTTGCCCCGACGCCCCTGGTGACCGACGTGACCATGTCGACCGTCGGTCTCAATGTCGACGTGGCGCAGATCAAGGCGGACATCGAGGCCTACTTGGCGACCTTCGTGCCGGGACAGATTCTCTATCTGACGCAACTGGCCGCCATCGCTCTGGCCAACGGCGCGGTGGATGCGTCGGTGACGGCGCCGGCTGCGGCCGTCATCCCGGTCAACTACGAGATGATCCGTCCGGGGGTGGTCAATGTTAC
This region includes:
- a CDS encoding baseplate J/gp47 family protein, which produces MQWQKGFDELLAQILADYANQFPGVDLSPGSLVFIKSACTASAVWGIYQHQQYIYRQIFADTSDTENLEHHCQDVGIVRLAGETDAALLERYQTKRRNPPAGGNQYDYVQWARAVEGVRLAWSYPRARGNGTVDVVVLADAVLTGDEIPTQVLLDAVLAYIDPRRPAGMASPDPVLIFAPTPLVTDVTMSTVGLNVDVAQIKADIEAYLATFVPGQILYLTQLAAIALANGAVDASVTAPAAAVIPVNYEMIRPGVVNVT